The following coding sequences lie in one Apium graveolens cultivar Ventura chromosome 1, ASM990537v1, whole genome shotgun sequence genomic window:
- the LOC141674747 gene encoding alpha,alpha-trehalose-phosphate synthase [UDP-forming] 6-like, protein MVSRSYSNLLELASGEGPSPSLGRMSRRIPRVMTVPGIISDLDGDPSESVCSDDISSVAQPDRLIIVANQLPIRAQRNTDGSTGWIFSWDETSLLLQLKEGLGDDDIEVFYVGTLKEEIPTNEQDEVSQILLETFKCVPTFLPPDLYSRYYHGFCKQQLWPLFHYMLPLSPDLGGRFNRSLWQAYVSVNKIFADRIMEVINPEDDFVWIHDYHLMVLPTFLRKRFNRVKLGFFLHSPFPSSEIYKTLPIREELLRALLNSDLIGFHTFDYARHFLSCCSRMLGLSYESKRGYIGLEYYGRTVSIKILPVGIHMSQLQSVLNLPETEAKVADLMTQFRDQGKIMLLGVDDMDIFKGISLKLLAMEQLLVQHPEWQGKVVLVQIALPARGRGKDVKEVQAETDSTVKRINDTFGKPGYEPVILIDQPLKFYERIAYYVAAECCLVTAVRDGMNLIPYEYIISRQGNERLDQVLGMTSNTPKKSMLVVSEFIGCSPSLSGAIRVNPWNIDVVAEAMDCALEMAEPEKQLRHEKHYRYVSTHDVGYWARSFLQDLERTCKDHVGRRCWGIGFGLSFRVVALDPNFKKLSMEHIVSAYKRTTTRAILLDYDGTLMPQCAIDKSPTPKTIEVLNNLCRDKNNMVFIVSARSRNTLSEWFSACENLGIGAEHGFFFRLNKHAEWETCAPVVDCSWKQIAEPVMKLYTETTDGSTIEDKETAAVWCYEDADPDFGSCQAKELLDHLESVLANEPVTVKSGQNVVEVKPQGVSKGLVAKRLLSTMQEKGIIPDFVLCIGDDRSDEDMFEVITSTIAGETIASKTEVFECTVGKKPSKAKYYLDDTVEIVRLMQGLASVSEQAVLEISY, encoded by the exons ATGGTGTCAAGATCATACTCAAACCTCTTGGAGCTTGCCTCCGGTGAGGGTCCATCGCCATCTTTAGGGCGTATGAGTCGGAGAATTCCAAGAGTTATGACTGTTCCTGGCATAATCTCCGATCTTGATGGTGACCCATCTGAGAGTGTGTGTTCTGATGACATTTCTTCGGTTGCTCAACCGGATAGACTAATTATTGTAGCTAATCAGCTGCCTATTAGGGCGCAACGCAATACGGATGGCAGCACTGGTTGGATTTTTAGTTGGGATGAGACCTCGCTCTTACTCCAGCTGAAAGAGGGGTTGGGTGATGATGATATTGAAGTTTTTTATGTGGGAACACTTAAAGAAGAAATTCCCACAAATGAGCAAGATGAGGTCTCTCAAATCCTCCTGGAGACATTTAAATGTGTACCCACATTTCTGCCCCCTGATCTGTACAGTAGATATTACCATGGATTCTGTAAGCAGCAGTTGTGGCCTTTGTTCCATTATATGTTGCCCTTATCACCGGATCTTGGTGGAAGGTTTAATCGCTCATTGTGGCAAGCTTATGTTTCAGTTAATAAGATATTTGCGGATAGGATTATGGAAGTGATCAATCCAGAAGATGATTTTGTGTGGATTCATGACTACCATCTCATGGTTTTGCCGACCTTTTTAAGAAAGAGATTTAATAGGGTGAAACTAGGGTTCTTCCTTCATAGTCCATTTCCATCATCAGAGATCTATAAGACTTTACCAATCAGAGAGGAACTCCTCCGAGCATTACTGAACTCTGATCTGATTGGTTTTCATACATTTGATTATGCCCGTCATTTTTTATCGTGTTGCAGTCGCATGCTTGGCCTGTCTTATGAATCTAAGAGAGGTTATATCGGCCTCGAGTATTATGGCCGAACTGTTAGCATCAAGATACTTCCTGTTGGTATCCACATGTCTCAACTTCAGTCGGTTTTGAACCTTCCAGAGACAGAAGCAAAGGTTGCTGATCTCATGACACAGTTCCGTGATCAAGGTAAGATAATGTTGCTTGGCGTAGATGATATGGACATTTTTAAGGGCATCAGCCTGAAGTTGTTGGCCATGGAACAGTTGCTTGTTCAACATCCAGAGTGGCAGGGAAAGGTTGTGTTGGTGCAAATAGCACTACCAGCTAGAGGTCGTGGAAAAGATGTGAAGGAAGTTCAAGCTGAGACCGATTCCACAGTAAAGCGAATCAATGATACATTTGGAAAACCAGGATATGAGCCAGTCATCTTAATTGATCAGCCTCTAAAATTTTATGAGAGAATAGCGTATTATGTTGCTGCCGAGTGTTGTTTGGTTACAGCAGTGAGGGATGGAATGAATCTCATACCATATGAGTATATAATTAGCCGCCAAGGGAATGAGAGGCTTGACCAGGTTTTAGGGATGACCTCTAACACTCCAAAGAAGAGTATGTTGGTCGTGTCAGAGTTCATTGGGTGCTCTCCTTCTTTGAGCGGAGCAATTCGAGTGAACCCGTGGAATATTGATGTTGTTGCAGAAGCTATGGATTGTGCCTTGGAAATGGCAGAGCCAGAGAAACAACTAAGACATGAGAAACATTATAGATATGTCAGCACCCATGATGTTGGGTATTGGGCTCGTAGTTTTTTGCAAGATTTGGAGAGAACATGTAAAGATCATGTGGGACGAAGATGCTGGGGCATTGGATTTGGGTTAAGTTTCCGGGTTGTAGCACTTGATCCAAATTTTAAGAAGCTTTCTATGGAGCACATTGTTTCAGCTTATAAGAGGACAACAACTCGGGCAATCCTTTTGGATTATGATGGCACTTTGATGCCTCAATGTGCTATTGATAAAAGCCCAACCCCTAAAACCATAGAAGTCCTGAACAACTTGTGCAGAGATAAAAATAATATGGTCTTTATTGTCAGCGCTAGAAGTCGGAATACTCTAAGCGAATGGTTCTCTGCATGTGAGAATCTTGGAATTGGAGCTGAACATGGTTTCTTCTTTAG ATTAAACAAACATGCCGAGTGGGAAACATGTGCACCAGTAGTAGATTGTAGTTGGAAGCAAATAGCCGAACCGGTTATGAAGCTGTACACCGAGACAACTGATGGATCAACAATTGAAGACAAGGAAACTGCAGCAGTCTGGTGTTATGAGGATGCAGATCCTGATTTTGGTTCTTGTCAAGCTAAAGAACTTCTTGATCATCTCGAAAGTGTGCTGGCCAATGAACCAGTTACAGTCAAGAGCGGACAAAATGTTGTGGAGGTTAAGCCGCAG GGCGTAAGCAAGGGACTAGTAGCAAAACGCCTACTTTCCACTATGCAAGAGAAAGGGATAATCCCAGATTTTGTTCTATGCATTGGAGACGACAGATCAGATGAAGATATGTTCGAGGTTATAACAAGTACCATTGCAGGTGAAACTATTGCTTCAAAGACGGAAGTTTTTGAATGCACAGTTGGTAAGAAACCCAGCAAGGCCAAGTACTATCTTGATGATACTGTGGAAATTGTTAGGCTGATGCAGGGATTAGCTTCTGTTTCAGAACAAGCAGTACTTGAGATATCTTATTAG
- the LOC141714504 gene encoding uncharacterized protein LOC141714504 produces MYRPPPGEERQFPKMSEFNGKGDPEDHCEKYELLMVGMGHNDIMLCKMFKTYLKGSASMWYKSLKPQSIGSYEQLKRKFLKYYSHLCRKAKDTEALVHCRQRANEELRDYLARFKEEAGMVTNLDKIKAMGLLTAGLDPYKGKKLRSSLYDFPPKSLNDIYVRGENIHRKMESIGGYKDSRKDDRSKRADRYEGSRSGSDRRDSRKEGRKDTDRGAERRRDRDSTVFTPLNAPISKILHEIKGKPGFVRPAKMKVPNHKKNPDKYCDYHRDKGHNTDECYHLKKLIERMIKDGELNQFVRDLRDRLGPKENQEEEVEADEPERRDRIQGEVKTIFGGSILDKDSKTAKKKYIRQVYNLYQFGQAKPHMPMTFSTEDYEDVIRPHDDPLIINPIIGQNKIWKVMVDTGSSANILFHKTYCKMNLEGEQLEPCNEAPLYAIGGHPIQFEGTITLAVLLGKLLYTVEKLVKFYVVRIESPYNAIFGRPFLSTFEAVESIPHLELKFPTDKGVGEMRGDQKTVQIIMLEDLEKDQV; encoded by the coding sequence ATGTACCGACCCCCTCCGGGCGAAGAGAGACAATTCCCCAAGATGAGCGAGTTCAACGGAAAAGGAGACCCCGAGGACCACTGTGAAAAGTATGAACTCCTGATGGTTGGGATGGGCCACAATGATATCATGCTGTGCAAAATGTTCAAGACTTATCTCAAAGGGTCTGCTTCGATGTGGTACAAATCCCTGAAACCTCAGTCCATCGGGTCTTACGAGCAGTTGAAGAGGAAGTTCTTAAAGTACTACTCGCACCTATGCCGAAAGGCAAAGGATACCGAAGCCTTAGTCCACTGTCGACAAAGGGCGAATGAAGAGCTGAGAGATTATCTCGCTCGGTTCAAGGAAGAAGCGGGGATGGTCACTAACCTGGACAAAATCAAAGCAATGGGCTTACTAACGGCGGGGCTAGACCCCTATAAAGGTAAAAAGCTTCGCTCATCTCTTTACGATTTTCCCCCAAAATCCCTGAATGATATATATGTAAGAGGCGAGAATATTCACCGAAAAATGGAAAGTATTGGGGGGTATAAAGACTCAAGAAAAGACGACCGATCAAAGCGAGCCGACAGATATGAGGGCTCAAGATCAGGATCTGACCGGAGGGATAGCAGAAAGGAAGGAAGGAAAGACACAGATCGTGGGGCCGAACGACGTCGAGATAGAGATTCGACCGTGTTCACCCCCTTGAATGCGCCGatctccaagattctccatgaGATAAAGGGCAAGCCAGGGTTTGTTCGCCCCGCCAAGATGAAGGTCCCGAACCACAAGAAAAACCCCGATAAGTACTGCGACTATCACAGGGACAAGGGGCATAACACTGATGAATGCTATCACCTCAAGAAGCTCATTGAGCGCATGATCAAAGACGGCGAGCTTAATCAGTTCGTTCGAGATCTGAGAGATAGATTGGGGCCGAAGGAGAATCAAGAGGAGGAAGTAGAGGCCGATGAGCCAGAGCGAAGGGACAGGATACAGGGCGAAGTAAAAACTATATTCGGGGGAAGCATCCTGGATAAGGATAGCAAGACAGCAAAGAAGAAGTATATCCGACAGGTGTACAATCTGTATCAGTTCGGACAGGCAAAGCCCCACATGCCCATGACCTTCAGCACTGAAGATTACGAGGATGTCATTCGCCCGCACGACGACCCTCTAATCATCAATCCCATCATCGGGCAGAATAAAATATGGAAAGTAATGGTGGACACAGGCAGCTCGGCCAATATACTGTTCCACAAAACCTATTGTAAGATGAACTTGGAGGGAGAGCAACTAGAGCCCTGTAACGAGGCTCCCCTTTATGCCATCGGAGGGCATCCTATTCAATTCGAAGGAACGATTACTCTTGCGGTCCTCCTGGGCAAGTTGCTGTATACCGTCGAGAAGCTGGTGAAGTTCTATGTAGTTCGGATTGAAAGCCCGTACAATGCAATCTTTGGCAGGCCCTTCTTATCAACCTTCGAAGCAGTGGAGTCTATACCCCACCTCGAACTCAAGTTCCCCACTGATAAAGGGGTAGGAGAAATGAGGGGCGACCAGAAAACCGTCCAAATCATAATGCTCGAAGACCTTGAGAAGGATCAGGTGTAA